The sequence AGTTTATGATtcactagccttcatgcatgcGTGTGAGTGTTTAGTTTATGATTCACTAACCTTCATGCACGCGCTCACGCACGTGCAGAaagcattttttgaatcacggcatGCTACGCgtgacttacacgttttaaatgtatttatatgcgtaaattgacaaaagaaaagtcaaatatttgaagtaaatgaataatcttagatcatgctagaagaaaccactcataaatcaattaaagcagctgaatccacataataaaatcggtctctattgaatttatattaagaatagagaaaataatatttaataaacaactgagtgaatcacattattgctagtccattgtgaggctaagcccacccctcccccttagtgtagataatatcgtttgttcaaaaataaaaaaataaataaacaactaTTGAATCgcattattgttagctcattgtgaggctaaacacacccccctctcccttagtgtggataatatcatttgttcacaaaaaaaaaaaaacaatcatttgacaactaatttaatcacattattatccgcgtgcgaaatactttttttttataactggcattaCAACCTCTTAAGATGAAAATTGCATTATTCCAACTTGGAACCTGCCACTCTTGTTCCTTAAAGACTTAAAAAGTAAACTGTATGATTTTTCCTCTATTTTAGGTCATGTGTCAACGAGTACCCCACTATTTAGACAACCCTTTTTCTaattattacattttttttgttaattttaaatgaaTGTCTCACTCCACAACTTCAAGACCGTTCTTCAAATCAACGTAACACATCAATCATGATCCTCCTATAtataaatagttgatttttcaaacttgttgaaatttgattagttcaactTTCTCATCTTTTGAAATTTCTATGGAAGAATAATCCTCCGGATGCCAAAAAATCTTTTGGTATAGCCAACCGATACGACAGTTTTCATTCCTAACTTATATTGTATGCGTGTTGACTGTTGGGTATCCCATATCCATGAAGTTTCTTGATTCACCAAGCACCCATGCACTTCCAACTACAACCAAACTATTGTGTTTAGTTTATGATtcactagccttcatgcacgcgcTCATGCACGTGcagaagacattttttgaatcatgaCATGCTACGCGTGACtaacacgttttaaatgtatttatatgcgtaaattgacaaaagaaaagtcaaatatttgaagtaaatgaatataacaaacacaaaagaagatcaatgaccaaCATGTGACTTTTTGGATGGAATTTGGGTAAATTTGAAGCTAGGGAGAAATTATCTATTCTGCTGCTTGTGAGTTGTGAGAAGAAGATAGAACGACATGGGCTTGCGGGTTGCTAGTGTTTTTGCCTTGGCACCTTGTCTCGCACGTGTGAGTGTGtggattgttttgttttgttttttttttttttttttttttgaagaaaatagttttaaattttatagACTTAAAAACGTAGCATGTTAGATTGTCTGGTAAGAgaaaatgtttcttttttttgcgGATACATAACATATTATATGTTGTCAAGCTATGAATTAGACATCACCTAATTAATAATTTAGATTGACAGTCTGACAACATAACATGTTAGATTATGTAGCAATAGACCATTTCTTATagggtataaaaaaaatgttagttGTCAAGTTACGTTGAGACATCACTTTCTGTTCATTAATTCGAATTGACAATTTGAcgatataatatatcaaattatTTAATACCACACTTTTTCTTGACAAATCATCATGATGTGTTTCAAGTTTAACCctactttcttgtctctttttttgtcaaaatgcaATCATGTGGCTTAGCAAGAAAAGTTCCATCAACTTGATCATTCCATTGATGACAACATGAACTTCCGCAAAATAAGTTGAAACCTAAGTTAGTTGTCTTGGTAGAACACATCCAACACCAAAATAAATGTTTTCCACGTTATggttttttttgacaaaaataaactCAAATGCTTTGATTTACAGGGAGGAGGATATGAACTTGGGCACAAGGGGGATGAGGCGGGAACATTGCTTTGGTCAACTGGCTCAACTCACGAAATGCAAATGTTTCACATTATTAACATTGTACATTTTGGGTTGAAATATATAAATAACTAAATCatacatgaaaataaaaataaaatattatgaatATTAAACATCAATCCATATCAATTCATTATTCAAGTGAATAGTAATTGCCTGAATCCACTCGTAAAGCCCGATTCCACTCCTAAAACCACAAAAATAGGTGGAAATACTCTCTAGCAATGAAGATAAACTTACTTGGGAGGAAATTCCCCTAGTGAAAATTATAGTCAAATGTTGCTACTTCAAATGAAAGATGTAAAAACCATTTTTGTACAACCATCGTCTTGTGGCATGCCACGTCATCAATTAACTATCCCTGACAGAATGGCTAACGAAAGTACAAAAGTGTCACAACATTCAAGCTTTAGGTatgaaaacgaaaaaaaatttAGGTATGAAAGTTGAAATTTCACGATACTTGAGATAGTAAAGATAGAATAacccataaaataaaatacaagagcTGCAATAGGTAATAAAAATAGAGTTGCTCCATTAAAACAGAAAACCAAATTCCATACATTGAAGTTCATAAGATAGAGAAGAAAAGACCCACAATCAAATTTGCACGACCAACTCAGCACTGTCTTTTCTGCTTAGCCTAATTAACATTTCAAAATACAGTCCATCACAACAACGAAATTCAAGTCGAACACGAGGCTCCCTACTACTTTGCCATCGCCAAGAGAAACAAGGACAAAACGGCACCTTTCTTGTCCAAGTACAACATGTAGACGTTTTTGATGTTTTCAATGCCATCATCGCGCGATATCACTCTATCACCGAAGTACTCTTTCCTGAGATCCAGCAGCTTAGCCATTTCCAGTGCATAGGCTCATATAGGCCTTGGGTAAAAGTACATCTCGAACGATACACTGGATATAAGTAATTGGGGAAAAACATAAGAGCACGCACATGCATGTACACAAGATAAGGTAACTGAATCAGCATGAATAAAATCTAAACAATCTCATTTTCCGTCAGAAGCACGCTACTAAAATGAGAAAAACAGAAGTGATAAACTGATTAAAACTAGTTATAATCATGTAGAACTGGAGGGAACAAACAACACCTCCCAAAGGCGGGTGCATCCCATGAAAATTTAAACACTACTCAtgttataaaaacaaaaacacgtGAAGGAAAAGCATAACATACCTTCCAGAGTCTATGTCTGGCTCTATGGCCAGAGGCTGTTCGCCTCCCTTGACAGAAACAAGACTTTCTGCATAAAGAACAGCTTGAATATATAGTGGGTTTTCAATCCCATGTATAGGAAGGTATTTGAGGTTTCGAGTGCGTAGGTTATAGGAGACAACGTCTCCGTCAGTGGCCGCCAGAAGAAGCTCGTCATTCTTCCAAAATATCAATGGAATCTCAATCCTTGGTACAGATTCGATTGTTAAGCGTTTCTTACTCCATGGAATTTTTACCCCATCACTAGAGTCATCCATCACCCATATATCAAAGATAGAAAGTCCAGTTCCTTCATCTTTGCGGTAGCAGAACAAGGCAATGGATTCCTTCCATAATGCAAGACTGCAATTCCATGCAAATCTTTCCAGAGAATCATACGGAACTGGTATCTTATCAAATACCTCCTCACCCATATCAAATGTAAGGATGAAATCATTATTTTGTAGATCAGTAGCAAACCAATGATAAACACCCTTGAAGTAGACATAAAAAGAAGGTGTCCAGATGACAGAAAAATCGATCTCAAACTTGACCTCTCTCCAAGAATCAACACCTAAAGTGTATACCTCTGCTATTCTAGGCCCCGGCAAAAATTTGACAATTCTAACAACCTTGTATGCTTTAGCTTTGGAATCATACCCAAATCCAACGGCATTGGTAATGGTATCCACTCTATCAGCAATATCTGGTTCTGGGGGAGGCAGGAGAAGACAAGGCTGGGGAAGAAGCTGAAATTCCATGATCGCTGGATTGACTAAACCAATATCCTCGGGACAAAAGTGAATACTTAGACAGAAGATCCCATCACAGTAACCcacaatttcaaaatttggggAAGATACACTCAACAAAGGATACGCAACACTAAGATCCTCAACACAGTCATCACTATCGCTAAAATCCTCTGAAACATTAAGCAATGACAATAAAACATGCTTCCTATGATCCCTCAGATTGTTAACAGTATGTTTTACAACAATGCTGGTGGAGGAATCTGATTTCGAATTCGAGTTAGAAAGGTGACTCGCCACAAAGCTAGGACTATCAATTAGATCACACCACAACTTACGGATGCATTTGAATCGCATCAAGGATTTAGGTGGCAATAGAGACAGGATTtgcaccaccatatcatccgtAAAATTACACAACTTTGccattaactaattaattaatttctccTCCTCTACTTTTCCTTTTATGCTTTTCAGCAAATTAAATAAGGCGGAACAATGATGGAGCAAGATCAAGGGAACATCTTACCTTGGATTTCCGATCGTGCTGAGTCCAAGAGCAGGAATTTATTAAACTTCAAAATCCACTCAAATTCCTCATCGGAGCGACTGAGATTCCTTCATTTCCAAACACTCATTGTTTCTTCCTTCCACTCGGCTCTGACTAGTCTCTCTGTTATAGTCAATGCTCAGTCATACTGATATTTCTCTCtagggtttcttcttcttcttttgctgCTGTTTGATGATGGAACGGGTTCAGGGCCCCCTTTGGACTTTTGTAagctaaaaaggaaaaaatataaTGTCCAAATGTGGGTGTCATTTATTATCTGTCTCGAGAACATACTTTACGTTACAAGTTACATCAAGAGAGAAGTGCACAAtaacccatatatatatatttatataggaCATGATTTCCACacaccattttcttttttttgcacACCCTATTTATTTCTGGGTATTATACTAAATAAATCcaaaggagaaccaaggagcagAAATAAACAGGGTCTGTAGGTGAAGGAATGGGGTGTGCAGAAATCATTTCCCTAAATCAAGAATATTTTGATGATTTCCCACTAAATTAACATAAAGGGCCAATTTCCGCATACGGCCATGTCTCCCCGTAAAATGTCacatttcaaaatataaaaaaaaaaaagaagaagacaatAATAAGATTAAGAAAGGAAATATAACAAACACAAAAGAAGATTCAATGACCAACATGTGACTTTTTGGATGGAATTTGGGTAAATTTGAAGCTAGGGAGAAATGATCTATTCATAGTATTTTAGGGAAAAACTGgccaaaccaaaactttatgggTAATATCGGCAATGGGGTACAGGTTAAGGGGGGGAATCGGCGAATTACTCTTCTTATATGTATAGAGAAACTAAACTCAAGTGAAGCTCTAGGTTAGTGTCAATTGTGATTAATTGAAACAATGGAAAGTAAATGGAAGAAAACATGGTGATCAAAATCTGCAATGAGAGAATATCTCTTGAAAAGATATTTTTAAAGCACTACATCCAACTAAAGGAGACGGAGAGAAGATAATAAAGCAACACTCTAATTAAATTTGGCTTGCCCGGTGTTCATCATAATTATAAGGTTAGTGTTCTGCAGTTCTACGTGGATCTACTTAAAAAGCTTACAGTAAAACTGCTTTCTAGAGAAGCATTTCCAAACGGACCATAGATGTCCTAGTTTACAGGATTTAAGCCAGTCAGTTAAGAGTTATTTTACTCACCCCCTAACCCTTGTATAGCTTACGCCCCTCTAGATTGTGCCACATGTTTAAAAGACAAAACACAATTAGTCTAATGCATTTAATTATTTCTTACCAATAATTAAGCAATAAACTTACCATTCAAAACCCCACTGAGTGAGgtttcaaaacataattcattaaaattaCATGATGAATGTTGTTGTTAAGGCCTTGCAAGGCATGATAGTGATTGGAGTTGGGGCTCTTGACTTTATAATTGGTGCAGCTCTCTATTCATTCAGAAGCTGCAATCTGTAATGGAAAGAGATCAAGAGTTTGCGTTGTTGAGCAAATTTGACACCGTATTCTATATACAAGCTCAAATTAGCCACTCTTCGGGATCCTAATTTTGGGACAACATAAAAAATTCATATGTTCACCTATCAAATTTGCCCCACCTAGTCAGAAATCATATTGCTATTTAGCCtaatgaaaaattcaaaagttagtTCACATCAAAGACAACATTCAATACTTTTATTTACGAGACAATGATGCCCTATTTACTCTCGAGGATTGCTGATTAAGTAAGCTCGAGAGGAACGGGTCTAAACTAGACAAGAGGAGTAAACTATTCGAACTATGCACAACAAGGATATGGTTAGTGCTTACAAGGAACTTTCTCTTCAGGTTGCTTTCGGTTGCACAACTCCAACAGCAGATTATATACTTCATGGCTTAGTGTTTGGATCTTCCCCCGGGCTTGGCAATAACCGAAGTGGATGGTCAGAAGGGCAAGTCTTGTGAAGTTGCCATTGCTCCACTGGCCCTGCCTTGACCTCTTCCTCTTGTCACAGTTTGAGAAGACGATGGCAATGCAGCAGATCGCTGAGTGAACTCCATTCGCCTTGATCATGGCATGACCTGActacctcttcctcttcctccccaTATCTAAACCctaacaacaatatcaaactaAGCCTTTAGTTAACAAagtaaattatgcatgtacgattttctcagatttcccttaaGTTAACAGAGGATGCAAATCGAGTTTCATCGCCTTTGCCTGCACTCTCCCATTTCCTCTGCCCATTGGTCTAACTCTTCCTCTACCTCTTCCCCTGAATGAACAAGAAACGCTCGCTCGCTCTAAATTTGGGTTGTGATcatgaaataaatgaaacaatatGAAAGTGTACTCTATCACTTAAGAAATGACACCCAAAACGTCCTCCTTATCATCCTCCTCGCCACCAACAATATGCCTGACGGCAATGCGGGTGGAGGAACTCGAATTATTCGAATTCGAGAGGTGGCTGGCCACAAAGCGACTATCAATCAGATCACGCCAGGACTCGTGGACGCATTTGAACCGCATCAGGGGATTTGGTGGCAACCTTGACAGGATTTGCGCCACCATATCATCCGACAATTTGCAGGAATTTGccattaattaactaatttatgAATAATTTActtgtcctcctcctcttcctccatctCTACTTTCCTTTAATCTTGAGCAAAACAAACTGGAACGATGATCACTGAAACTGTTACCTTGAGTTTCCGATAGCGTCGACAGCGTCGAGACCTGGAGGACCCACTCAAATTCCTCTCCGCGACGCGAGCGACTGGGAATCCTTCTTTTCCGAGCACTCCTCAGCTTCTTCCCTTCGTCCTTTCCGCTTGGCTCTGACGACTGTAGTCTCTGTGTTTTAGTCAACGCCAGTCAACGCGTACTGACACTGACAATGCTCTGTAGGGTTTCTCTTCGTTTCCAAACACTGGTCTTGCTGTTTGCCGCCGTAACGCTCGCGCTTTCTGGTTTGTGTAAACTGGTTCGGGCCCATTTTGGGTCGAGCATTTGGGCTTTTACGatctaaaaaaatttggaacgtgttttttcttttttggtccgTCTCAATAATATTCTCCTTCAGTGCTTTCCGAATAGTTAAAAGCACTCCAAAAAATTTAAAGTGCTTCTTACAATATTTAGCGAAGAAATATTGTGTGTTTGCAGATTatgaatattaatttttttctcgAAAGTAGCAGATATTGAGTGTTTTCTTAAAGAAGCATAAGTTGAGTGCCTTGAAACAAGCATTTGGATTTTAATTGACACACTTGCACTAAAAGCACTTCTATTGATTAAGAGAAGATGTAATTTCGAGTGAAGCATCTAAGGGGCCCTTCAAGTTGAGAACTTCTATAACATGAGTACACTATTATTGTAGGGTGCCTGCATTTGAAGTTCTTCTGCAAACTATATCAGCCTGCATAAGTACTCCAAAGTTAAACGCGTGCATTTGAAGTTCTGCAAACTATATTAACATGCGGAAGTACTCCAAAGTTAAACGCGTGCATTTGAAGTTCTTCTGCAAGTTATATCAGCCTGCGGAAGTAAGTCTTTTTAACTTTGGTTTCATGATTATATCCATACATTTTGCAAAGAATATCATATCATGTAACATAAAAAATATCATATATCCATTCAGAAGCCTGCTGAGTAGGTCGTCAAAACATTATTCCGCAAACAGAGAAATAAATAACGCAATTAAAAGAGCTGCAATCATCAAGCAAATTTGACATTTGATGCATCCAGAACATCTTCTCCTTTGTCATAAATCTGCAACCATATCCTACATACAAGTTCGGTATCCTACTTCCAAGAcaaacatcaaaaattcaaTCCGCTATCAAATTTTCCTTCACCTAGTCAGCAATCGTCTTCTGTTTAAAAGTAATGAACGATTCAAAATTAAGTTCCACCTCAAATACGAGACCAGTGGTGTAAGGACATCACTGAACGAAACGAGAGGAGTGATTAGTATCTCAAACTATGCACAAAAAGGATGAAGTTAGTGTTGCTGCAAGAACAGATCATGTGGTTTTCATTTGCTTGACTGGGAACTTCTCTTCAGCTTGCTTTTGCCACATATAGTTTGCAGCTTCAATCCACTGTTTATTAACTAAAAACTTCTTTTCTTTGACTGCCCATTTAGACTTCTATCTGCCAGCATCTACTGAAACCACATGTGTCACCGATGGGTCCACTTGTGTCGAACAAGAAGCTCCTAACTGCTCTGCCATCTTCTAGAGAGGTTGATTCTCAGCCTCGACATTCAAGGGAAATTCGTGGCTGAAAACAATTTTACACCCATTTAACACATCATTCTTAACAGTTTTCAACACCTACAAAAATAGCATCCAGAATAATCCACATTAAATATATGAAGCTAAAGGAAATAGTCATGTTTTAGTGGCTCTAAAAAAACTTGTTCACCTGTCTCACATCTTTTTCAGCAAGATTATCCTCCAATTCCTACGAGATGGACACCAACAATACATTAGCACACAAAGAAAGTGTAACTTTTTGCCACCATGGAGACATAAAGTGGTACTTACACATGGTTCATCCTAACGCCATATAAGTTAGGTTACTGATTTGTTTTCTCATTTCTTCATTGGTGATTTGTATTTTCGGTGATTTTAAGAATGGGTAATAAGTTTTTGTCAAGAGTTAATGTGTTCAGTTTCATTTTCTCTAATTTATGTTCTATATGGTTTTGTGTCTTGTGATTGGAGTGTCATGTGATTAGAGGTTCTAAAAGACAAACAtgactttttttatttggtcaggGGAGGGGGGAGCAAGTTCTGTTCAAAATTTGGTTCTTCCGATGGCTTGGAAGAAATTATATCACTATTGCTATTACAAGTGTCCAGTTTGCAGAAATGACAAGGCATGCTACAATCTACGCTTCTTTGGtagatttgattcaaattggtAGATTTCGGTAAGAAATAaacttttatcttttcttttagtTAAAGATAGTTAGGACATCAATTTGTAAAAGATATGAATATTAACAATGGTGATAGAACCGCCAATCCATATAGTTGTAAATAGATTTCCACATATATGTAAATAGTATTGCATATCGTGTGTAATTATAACTTTCTACATATTTTATACAGTTTTAAACCAGCAGCATCGCGCGGGCACCGTTGCTAGTTATCTATACTAAAGCTCAATAAGAAAAACATTGTTCTTAAGTACAACGAAAGGACAGAAAAGCCCCTATTTAACTATTATTTTTCAGTGTTATTTTTTTGCTCCATAGTGAAATGGCCAAAATGGCCCTGCCCCTTCAATTTGTCGACCCACCGTTTCTCTAGATACTTCCCAGTTCCCACATCGTTTTTCTCACCGTGCTGCTTGCCTCTACTCTCCCCGTCTTCCTCGTCGCCTCATCTGCTAAATTCTCTTCGATTCTACCAACCGTCGCTACCGTTCAGACTTTCCCAAAGGTAAATTCTTTTCTCTTCCTTACACAATTTGATATTGATTTTGAAAATAGTGAAAACCCCATAAAACAAACTGACTTTCTCAACCGAAGATTATGATATATGTTTCTAAGCGGTTTGCCTTCGGAAGATTTTCAGAGATGTTACTGTCCGTCCTTTTAGTTGTTAAAATCTGTTTGTTTGAGTTGTACATAGAACTCTTAATGTAGAATTAGTAAAATGCAGGTGCAGAATGAACGACTAATCAATGTGGGAAAATGTATATAACTGTAACTTAGAAATCTCCCATTTTGATTGCACATATGCTCTTGATGTAAAGTAAATAAAATGTAATGTAACTTAAAGATTGATTTTACCAGGTTGGTTTAGCTGTTCTGTTAATTTTTGAAATATTTAGAAacaaatgggttgatttgtgattttatgGAATTTTCAGAAGTATTTATTATGTGTATAGTGATAAATATATGTGTTTGTGAATGCAATTAAGCTGTTGATAGCTTTTGAGCATCAATTGATTATTTTGTACTGTTTTTCaagctttctcttttttttttgggaaatgaCGCATATTTGCTATAAACTATGAATTTAAAACCCGCAGCGGAGCGCGGCACTTTTGCTAGTTTTGACCTAGAAGCAAATGGAAACAGGAAACATAATTCCAACTACTTAGTTGAAAACACTGAATTTGATCTCAAGTAGAAATGTTATACAAAGCAAACTTATAGAACCCCATTATTGTAATACAACATAACAAATGCTGAGGCaccaaaaatcataaaaaaacaaGACGTTGGCCTTGAAGGCCCAAACATTTCTCTAGCCGGTAGATACATCAAGCTAAGTTCGGCGTCCCCTCGTCACCCGTGCAGTTGTTGACTTCCTCTTCCTCCTGAATGTCTCCACAAACCATTCATGCTTCTTGTCTGCCAACGTGTTTCCAGCAACCACTCCCACTACTAGTCCGCTAACAACTCCCGGTAAAACTACGTACCAGTCAAACTCAAATGTAAATCCagcctcttcatcttcttcaaagcttgATGGTGGCGGCAGCCTTGAGCTTTCAGAACCCTCGCATTTCTTGGACAAAGGCTTTCCACACAGACCTAAGTTTCCTTGGTATGAATCTTCTAGGAATGTACCAAATTGTTGGCCAAGTGGTATTGGCCCCCAAAGGTGGTTATGCGACACATTGAAATACTCAAGGAAAGTGAGTTGTGCCAAGCTACCGGGGATCATTCCTGAGAGCTTGTTTTGAGAGAGATCCAACGATTCAAGAGCAGTTAAGGTCCCTAGAGATGCAGGGATGTGACCAGAGAGAGCGTTGTTGGAGAGGTTTAGCAACTGAAGTTCTCTTAGACTCCCAATGATACCCTCTGGAATCTCTCCTTCAAATCTATTACTTGAGAAATCTATAAGTCTCATATCATAAGGGGTATAATCATATGTCAACTTAACACCTTTTACTGGAATTATCATATTATATGAATCTACAATGTAATTTCCATATTTATTTGTGCTGCTGTTCAGTGAGACTAGAAAGTATCGGCTTCCCTTGTTTGCGACAACATATTTCATGAAATTCCAGTTCTCTATGTACTTAGAAGGCAACATACCTGAAAACAGATTGTTGGATAAATCAATGATGCACAAGTTTGGGAACTCATGATTAGTTGGAGGCTTCCCAATTATCCCATGAAATGCATTCGACCCCAAAATGAGACCCCTTAATACTGGAAGTACCCCTAACCAAGAAGGGAAGATGTCACTGATCTGATTGTTGCCAATGTTAAGAAACT is a genomic window of Malus domestica chromosome 09, GDT2T_hap1 containing:
- the LOC103443020 gene encoding F-box/kelch-repeat protein At3g06240-like isoform X1, with product MAKLCNFTDDMVVQILSLLPPKSLMRFKCIRKLWCDLIDSPSFVASHLSNSNSKSDSSTSIVVKHTVNNLRDHRKHVLLSLLNVSEDFSDSDDCVEDLSVAYPLLSVSSPNFEIVGYCDGIFCLSIHFCPEDIGLVNPAIMEFQLLPQPCLLLPPPEPDIADRVDTITNAVGFGYDSKAKAYKVVRIVKFLPGPRIAEVYTLGVDSWREVKFEIDFSVIWTPSFYVYFKGVYHWFATDLQNNDFILTFDMGEEVFDKIPVPYDSLERFAWNCSLALWKESIALFCYRKDEGTGLSIFDIWVMDDSSDGVKIPWSKKRLTIESVPRIEIPLIFWKNDELLLAATDGDVVSYNLRTRNLKYLPIHGIENPLYIQAVLYAESLVSVKGGEQPLAIEPDIDSGSVSFEMYFYPRPI
- the LOC103443020 gene encoding F-box/kelch-repeat protein At3g06240-like isoform X2 translates to MEFQLLPQPCLLLPPPEPDIADRVDTITNAVGFGYDSKAKAYKVVRIVKFLPGPRIAEVYTLGVDSWREVKFEIDFSVIWTPSFYVYFKGVYHWFATDLQNNDFILTFDMGEEVFDKIPVPYDSLERFAWNCSLALWKESIALFCYRKDEGTGLSIFDIWVMDDSSDGVKIPWSKKRLTIESVPRIEIPLIFWKNDELLLAATDGDVVSYNLRTRNLKYLPIHGIENPLYIQAVLYAESLVSVKGGEQPLAIEPDIDSGSVSFEMYFYPRPI